tttcaataaaatccaggcATATCATGTTATTTCTCTGAAGAAAGTAGCTCCATGTGCAGGATCTAAAACAAAAACGATTGAAGAAATTTCTCCAAACCTAGACTCAAAGAGCACAAGAACTTTAATACATCACAAAATGTTTAGCAATTCTGAAAGATTGGTCTCTTACTACACATGTGAGGACTGAAATCTTAAGATTTTGCAACGAATGAATTATTTGAAACCAAGATTTATTAGGATTTCTTAAAACCAGTTACAGGAAAATGCAGAAGATTTAGAAAGCATCTAAAACTTTCCAACAATCCCCAAATAATTTCTTCACAAACCAAGAGTAGCATGAGTGTGATGTGGAACTGCCTTCACCAATTTGCGCCACATCAGGGGGCTCAAATCATGTAGCTATATCTCACCAATAAATCTTAATAGGGAACACATCCAAACTATTGTAGATTGCAAAAAAGGGTCCAAAATGCAAAATAAGCTCAAAGGCACTTACACTTGTATCCTAACCTAAGCAAAGTTTTCCTTATTTATGATTGAAATGAATTATGCCTTTGTTATTTAAACAGAGCTATATGCTGCTTTTCCCACTATTTGAATCTATCGTCCACATCACTTTAGCACTAGCCACAGTTTTAAAACTAATGACAATCATCCTTGACAATTGcaacataaatattaaaaaactgATATATGCTTTATTCTCAAGCAAGAAAAGAACATCTTTCTATTTCAAAAATGGTATTCTTTGCAAAACAAAACAAGTCTCCTGATTATAGATGAAAATTGCAAACCACAAATAAGAAACTTATAAGATGAGTTGGAGATGCCTTTAAGATAGTTTGTGGATCAATCACCAAGATCCACATACAAAATAATCATCAAACCATATATCGATAACAAATAATGATGAAGAATCACTGACATGAATTTAGCAGTTACAGCTAGATGTTACAATATGACCAATTGTTCATTTATACCAATATGGTGGATGACTATCATATTACGTAATATGAGGCCCTTAAGAATTCTGCGGACACCATACACTTCTGATAGCCCAAAAAGAATAGAAAACATATTCACTTTCAAGGTATCTTATCCATCAATTCAAAAATGGAGGAATCCAAACAATCAGTCTGTAGCATGCCACTCCACCAAGTTCATAGCAGCCTTAGGCACTAAGATTTAGGGTTTTCCTGCCCCACACATTTTTGTTTCTGTTACAAAAATTTGCAGGCTTTCCTTGCCCAAATCAACTAAAAAGGCCATGGCTCGATCTCGCCTCAGTTATCTGAACCCTAAGATCGTTCGTTCCCCAATCAGTTTCCAGACTATCGTGATCAAGTTAGGCAAAGAATTCAGCGAACGGGAtcgaaagaaaaagataaaagaagagaAAGCAGAAGAAAATGGAAGAGAAAACCATACGGCGGATTGAGCGGAGTGCCAAGAGATGCCACGGTAGAGGTTGACGGAGAAGGTTGCCCCCAGGTAGAGAGTGGCGGCGCCCAGCGCTGCCGTCAATGCCTTGTAGGCCACGTCCCCCACCGTGCTTCTCATCCCCTTCCTTCCTCTCTCACAGTCTCTTCGATCGCTGGAGCTTGCAACGCCGCCTTCGATCTCAGGACCACAAAGGGGCACAACTCCTCTCTCACGGGTCACAGCGCGGATCTCAAAGCAGATCATCTTGTCATTACACGCACCTTTGCATCACTGCCGTATATTGAGTTGACGAAAATATTATCAAGGACAGTGGGGCGTAACTGCTTTGAGATTTGTGACTGAGGTCAGGAAAAGATTGACGACAATGATCTACTTCCACAAATCATATCATTTTCCATGTTAATTCCAAGATTTATGACTGAGGTAAAAGAAACTACAAAGAGATGCTTCCCCTCCATTGATAACAGTAGACCCACACAAGCTTCACAAGAGGAGAGCAGAGAGGAAGGGAGGAAGAGAGAAGGGACCATGGGATGCTCGTTATCGGGGCTCAACGCCTTTTATGACGCCGTCAGCGGGGGCGGAGACGTCTGGATCAACGAGAACCGCTTCCGGATAGTGAGGCAGCTCGGCGAGGGCGGGTTCGCCTTCGTCTTCCTCGTCAAAGAGGTAGTCGCCGATGGCCTCGCCCGCAAGAAGTCCATCAATCCCTCCCACATCTCAGGTCTCGCGCTCCCTAGTTTCGCTCGGCTTGCTCTTTGCTTGTTCTCCACCAAAATCTCGACTATGAGTCGGTGCAATTGGCATTCAGATTCGTTGTATTTGCCTAGCAAAATCGTTCGTTTTGGATCTATAACGATTTGCGAAGAGCAAAAGGGCTTTTTTTATCGAATTTATTGATCGGGTGAAATCATGAAGGAATAATGGTTCATTTCGGATTCTAATGTTGGTTCAATAGTGCTTTTGTCGACCAGTTTAATATGACTCTGTACATATCTTTAGATGATGGAACGTATGCCATGAAGAAAATCATCATTCAAACAGAAGAGCAGTTGGAGTTGGTTAGGCTGGAGATCCGTGTCTCGTCGCTCTTCAGTCACCCTAATCTGCTTCCCCTCCTCGATCATGCAATCATTCCCGTTAAGGTACTCTGAACTTTCTTGTTTAAAGTACTTGGTGTTATTTTGGCGCTAGGAAGCCAATATGCTTACTAATCATTTTAGCTAGATCTCTATATTGGCTTGGTATTAGGGACAATTTGTATTGCTTTTGTATTGAAGCAATACTTTCTGAGTTGATAGATTGTTCGTTGAGTCTCGACCTTCTGACTGTGGGTGTGAACTCATGTACTACATATTGCATTAACTAGAACTGTGATTATATGGAATATATCAAGACTTCATATGCTTGGTGAATTCATAATTGATTAATTTAATGCTTGTTGTAAGATCCATTTTGTATCGGTGTAATTCAGGCATGAGATAGTTGCTTGATTAGTAGCTATTGAGAATATTTATATAGGATAACACTGAATTACCATGAAACATCCATCATGACAATCATTTTGCAGAGTTTGTATATTTTGTTCTGTCAATTTTTCTTACACACATGCTTGCTCAATGTATAAAGTTAAATAACAATGACTCAGACCAGAAAGCTCTACGTTTATATGACCATTTCCGTATTCATATCATGGCCTCCATTCTGTATGTAATAAAAGCAAGCTTCTTTCTTGTTTGTTGGGCCTTTGTTAAGCATGTAATACTGAATGGAGTCCTTAAAGTTGTGATGATTGTTGACATCTAAACCAAATATTTTCAGCGAAGGGACATATCTTATTAATGGCATGACTGAATCCTAGCATTATTTTAGATTGTTTACGAGAAAACACCTGTTGCAAGTGCACTAAAGTTTGATATCACTGCCTGCACGGTTGTTAACCACAGTTATCGAGAAACATTACAGTGTAAAGAAAAGATGATTAGCATTGTCATCATCATCCAATCTTTCTTTGCAACATGGTTTTGCTTGACTAAATGGCATACTCCATGCACGAGGCTCCTGCCGTTGTAGGGCCTAGAGAGGGTCAACAAAGGtagccttacctttaaatatttaaagaggttaTTTTTGGGACTCGAATCTTGATCTCCCAAGTCACAAAAGAGTAaccttaccattgtaccaaggcCCGCCCTATAACTGGTTTTACTTGACTATTGACTGTAAATTGACGAGTCTCCAGTGAAGGTAATTGATTCTATATATAGTTTAACTACATCGTACATACAatcattaaataatttttaattaaagaaTTGATTAAGGATCATATAAGAAATGATTAGTTTGTGGTTATTATGAAGTAATCCTTTAGAAGCAAGGTTTATATGAGATTTCAAATACTGGTCAGCTTGGTACATACTGACTAGTATTTATTGATCCAATAAACGACAGTTATTGGATCATATAGGCCAGTACAATTTCgaattgaatttttatttttttctggtGATACGGGGGTGGTGTAGGTCcatataccgcttggtataccTGTATTACCCTGATCTGAACAATTGTTAAAACTAGTGTTGGATGATAATTTAAATCCTTCATCATAAGAGCATCAACATAgttaatatcaaaattatttaCTTTCCTGATAGGCAAGGTAATtttcaaaagttaaaaaaaatttgaaagaAATTTCTCTTACATCAAATGGTGTACGTGATGCTTACACGAGGAGTCAAATCTGAGACTATCACTTGTGCAACATTGCACTAACCAACTCGGTTATCTCAACAGAGACATTTTGCCAAATGTTTTAACACTTGAAATTATAACTTGTTTTCGAAGCTGAAATTGTCGCATgcaatcttatatatatttttcatggccTGGTTTGTGCTACTGGTTCGGGGAGAAAATTTTACCACTTTAGATACTCTCCGGGCATTTACTTGCATCTCAAACTGTGCGATGGGATATGTCTTCAACTTGATAAGTTGTAATAGTTCACTAATTTGTGTGTAGGGGATGCAAGATGGATTACTTAAGCATGAAGCCTACTTACTGTTCCCAGTTCACCTAGATGGTACTTTACTTGACATAGCCGAAGCTATGCAATtgaaaaaggaaagctttacaacaaTTACTGTTCTTCATATTTTCAGACAGGTACATTCATCTTCCTCTCTTCctcttgtatatttattatttgattctgaatttgtcttACTCATGGAAGCTATCTTTTTACAAGAATTGATTTCAATTGAATAATACTTGCTATTTTGATCAAATATTCTTTGCTTGGTGGACTCTAAAGTACTTAGATGTGCTATTTTTGTTCATATTACTTCTACTATGATTTGGTCTATAGTGGGTTCAATTATTCCAGTTCCTTCTGTTGATCCAATACACAAACAAGGGCTGCTGTTTCTTCTGTATTTATGCTAGGAGTTGTGACAGTGAAAAATAGGACTTTATTGTGCTTCAGAATTATTTAACTTTGATAATAAGACGTAATGTAAGTTTTCAAATGTTAAACATCATGTTCTTATGGAGAGCCATCGAATATTAATACAAAACTGAAACAGAAACTAATGGAAATTTATTAACTAGCTCATGAAATTATATTTTGTCCATTGCACCGGTTGCCTCTCAAAAAACCAAAGGTTTCATCATGGTGAACATGTTTCCATAAGATATAAGAGTTATAATTAACTACCGGTTGCCTCTCAAAAAAACAAAGGTTTCATCATGGTGAACATGTTTCCATAAGATATAAGAGTTATAATtaactaattatatttttaatagttGGAAACTATTAAAATATAATCATCAGCTTGGAAGGAAGTGGTCTCTGAAAATAACTTGTCTTAGATGCTGTGTTGCTCTGATTGAGATTCAAGTTATTTTCATCCGCCAACACTACCTAACTTTTTCTAAAAGCTGCTTTTCAAATTTTTGTATTTCTTATATATTGTGCAAAAGCATTCAGTGGTTGTTAAAGTGGATAGGTTGGCTTGCAATCTTTGGAAGTTTTCTCTAAACTTTGTGCTTTCTACTTATAATCTAGTTGCATCACTGTAACTAAATATCTAGTGTTTCCAAACCCACCTGATCCTGATACTGTGGTTGGATGAGAAAAAATGGATACTTAATATTTCTACATTAATGTAGCATTTTTTTTCATCCTAATTATGTGTTAAGTGGAGAAAGATTGCCGAGTGTTATTCCTGTCAAATTATTGCAGTATCTACTGCATAAAATTGTAATCACTTAGTCTGTCTGAAGATACTTTAAGCTGCTAGAAGCAGTGAAGAGTGTCATTTTTGCAAATATACACAAGAGATTGATGGGAAGACATATTATTTGATTTGTCTTTGCAAAAGTACGACTTTGTAGTTTGTATTCCAGTGGAATACTGATCTGGGTTTACATGAAGCTTTATGTTTGGGTCCTAAGTTTGCTGTCACTTGAACTTGTCTGCATTGTTTTCCTATTCTCCAGTTCTTCACCTGTCAGTATGTATTTTTATAGTAATTTACCAATCTAGTCATATACAGGTACTAGACTAACATGTTGCCTTCTGTTTACATACAGGTTTGTGGTGGTCTGAAGCACATGCACAGTTTTGATCCtccatatgctcataatgatgtgaAACCTGGTAATGTTCTCATTACTCACAGGAAGGGACAGCCTCCTCTTgctattttaatggattttggtaGTGCACGTCCAGCAAGAAAAGAAATTTGTTCAAGGTCAGAGGCATTACAGTTGCAGGTatgaatcaattttagagaaggattttggttgtaaatattGTATATGTTATCATTGTTCTAATCATGATATCCTCAAAAGTTACAAATCAGCAAGATCACAAGACACTAGACTTATTTCAAGGTGATTCTTTTACAGGGATTTATCATTTTTGCTTGAAGAGCtaacttgaaagttgaaactgtCACTgaaatatccaaaaaaaaaaatgaagtattGTAAATAATACAGTTTCAAAATCACAAGTTCTTATGTTTTGATGCCATGGTAGTTCTCTGACTGAGTTTTACCCGAAATTTTGGTAATATAGCTTCAATATACTTTAGGTATTTACCAACCCCTTTTGACAGTCACATCATCTACTTCCTGCTTCTATTAAATTGACTTGATTAACAGGAAAAATGCTGCTGTTCAACAAGCTGATGCAGTCTTAACATATTTTCACTTATTTGATGTATTTATTCATAGGAATGGGCTAGTGAGCACTGTTCTGCACCTTTTCGAGCTCCTGAATTGTGGGACTGTCCAAGCCATGTTGATATCGATGAGAGGACAGATATCTGGTCTCTCGGATGTACCCTATATGCGATAATGTGAGAATTTCATGTACCTTTTTTGTGTTTGGACTCTATGCAATTCTCTTGTTGATTATTATGTTCTGCTGCTCCTTTGCTCGTGTTACATACCATTTTCTTTTTATGATGCGATTTACATGACTTATTTTGTTGTGCTTCAAACTTCAGACTTTTCTCTATACAAATTGACCGAATAATGTCATTTACTTGAGAAGATCAACAGCAAATCACAAAAATAATATTGCATTGACCAATAGGACTATCGATGTATGTGGTTGATAAGGCCAATTCGAGTCTCAGTTTAATTCTAGCAAAGATGACAATGATCAATGGATATGTTGCTTGAATCTAATTTTACACAGTTGAAATGATATTTTCTTCAGTTCTAGCTTTTTTCTTACTTTTTACCACTTATAGAACACCGACCTTAAAGAATTActgaattattaattatattatggcATGTTtgagacattaaaaaaaaaaaaaaccaaatgttgTCACTACAGGCATGGAAAAACCTTCATTACAAGTGAACTATTATTACAATTTTTCCTTATTATGGTATTATTAATTACAATAGCTCACCTGTTATCATCTGTTTGGTTCTTGGCAGGTACGGCACATCACCTTTTGAGTACGTGCTCGGCGAATCAGGAGGGAGCTTACAGTTAGCTGTCATGAATGCACAGGTAAAATGGCCATCTGGGCTGAACCCTCCTTATCCTGAGAGTCTCCACCAGTTCGTGGTGTGGATGTTACAGCCCCAACCTGCAGCGCGGCCGAACATTGACGATATTATCATTCATGTTGACAAGCTCATAACAAAATACTCACCCTAAAAGACAACAGATTGGTTTGTGAATTAGACTTTGTATTCTACTGTAAGCTGCGTTTATGTGGAAAGCTTTGTTGTATTTATCAACAGCCTATATCTGAGGTGGTAGTTTTAATACAAATCCCTCTTTTAGTCTTTGTGGTAACTGTCTGTAAATGTGATTTTGGTATGCTTTTCTTTTGAGCACTCAACAAGAATGATATGAGATATGATCGTTGAATGAAGTTTCTGTTCTATTCTACTGTTTTGGCATTAACAAGCAACCCTGTATTGTTGTTCAATTACAGTGGAAACATTAGTCATCATCTTGGTGAGTAAAGTTCTTAAGATTTCCTACTCGAACAATACAATCAGACAGTAACAATCAAACATTCAAGAGTGGAGTAGGTCGATGCTTCAACATCATTAAGcattgaagaaatgatgattaaAAAAGGGACAGTATAGCTTGCATACAAAGCTAAATTGAAGATTTAAAACTAGAATTCTATTTCCGAAAGTTCAAATGTTTCTATCAAATTACACGCACATAATACAGTATCATCACTGCTGCCAGCATCTAAATCCTGACTGAGCTAACTCAACATGGCATCTCAAGAGTGCTTCGAGCCGATCACATGGTTTCATGCCACAATGCTTCTGATAAGGATGCAACAATCCCTCCTCCAGGGCCATTAGAAAACATGCAGATCCCGTACCACAGCTATCTGTTTTCATTCAAACTCGATCCAGGACAGACGAAATATCCGAGACTAATTTCAAAAGTCAAGCAATGCATTAGGAAACTCTGGAAGTATCCCTTGACCTGGCAAAAGCATTGAACCATCAAACAAAGATGGTATCAGATACAACAGCATGAGATTCATTCATCAGCTGAATTTCCGTACGACAGGAACCATCACCA
Above is a genomic segment from Musa acuminata AAA Group cultivar baxijiao chromosome BXJ3-4, Cavendish_Baxijiao_AAA, whole genome shotgun sequence containing:
- the LOC135634937 gene encoding uncharacterized protein LOC135634937 translates to MGCSLSGLNAFYDAVSGGGDVWINENRFRIVRQLGEGGFAFVFLVKEVVADGLARKKSINPSHISDDGTYAMKKIIIQTEEQLELVRLEIRVSSLFSHPNLLPLLDHAIIPVKGMQDGLLKHEAYLLFPVHLDGTLLDIAEAMQLKKESFTTITVLHIFRQVCGGLKHMHSFDPPYAHNDVKPGNVLITHRKGQPPLAILMDFGSARPARKEICSRSEALQLQEWASEHCSAPFRAPELWDCPSHVDIDERTDIWSLGCTLYAIMYGTSPFEYVLGESGGSLQLAVMNAQVKWPSGLNPPYPESLHQFVVWMLQPQPAARPNIDDIIIHVDKLITKYSP